In one window of Prevotella sp. E13-17 DNA:
- a CDS encoding DUF4406 domain-containing protein → MSSNGVFESRCFPVTEENERKQRVYISGPISGHNPDEQREKFKIVQERLEFLGFETFNPMENGLPPESSTADHMRRDLSTLCREEDPFDIIYMMQGWTHSKGCKTEFDCATAIGLRVIFEDVVMELATRENVGYVPTKFK, encoded by the coding sequence ATGAGTAGCAACGGAGTATTTGAAAGTCGGTGTTTTCCGGTCACCGAGGAAAACGAAAGAAAACAACGGGTCTATATAAGTGGCCCTATCAGTGGCCACAACCCAGACGAACAAAGAGAAAAGTTCAAGATAGTGCAAGAGCGATTAGAGTTTCTTGGCTTCGAGACTTTCAACCCAATGGAAAACGGCCTGCCACCTGAGTCGAGCACGGCCGACCACATGCGCAGAGATCTATCAACGCTATGCCGAGAAGAAGACCCTTTCGATATCATCTATATGATGCAAGGATGGACGCACAGCAAGGGCTGTAAGACTGAGTTTGACTGCGCAACAGCAATCGGTCTTCGGGTAATCTTTGAGGATGTAGTAATGGAATTAGCCACTAGAGAAAATGTTGGCTATGTGCCAACCAAGTTCAAATAA
- a CDS encoding diacylglycerol kinase family protein yields MQDKKRKIVFIVNPISGTHSKEGLEGLISSVIDNRRFEWTLIKTERAGHASEIASDCAAHGVDICVAVGGDGTVNEVASALTGKHTALGIIPCGSGNGLARHMRIPMNMKGALEIINQGNIDAFDYGTVGGHPFFCTCGMGFDAFISLKFAEAGKRGLTTYVENVLKEGLKYHPDIYTVSDETGTHSYKAFLIACANAAQYGNNAYIAPGASMQDGLLDVIIMEPFSVLEAPGIALDMFAKTLPNNSRIKTFQARQIHIHREKEGAVHYDGDPTMMGTDIDVKIIPRGLRAVVNPACIEDASHPTKMMNAISTFFHKII; encoded by the coding sequence ATGCAAGACAAGAAAAGAAAGATCGTATTCATCGTTAATCCTATCTCGGGGACTCATTCGAAAGAGGGGCTCGAGGGGTTGATATCATCGGTCATCGACAACCGCCGATTCGAGTGGACGCTGATTAAGACCGAGCGTGCAGGCCATGCTTCAGAGATAGCCAGCGACTGTGCTGCTCATGGTGTCGATATCTGTGTGGCAGTGGGAGGCGACGGTACGGTGAATGAGGTGGCAAGTGCCTTAACCGGCAAGCACACTGCGCTGGGCATCATTCCCTGTGGTTCTGGCAATGGATTGGCCAGACACATGCGTATTCCGATGAATATGAAGGGGGCATTGGAGATCATCAATCAGGGAAACATCGATGCCTTTGACTATGGGACGGTGGGCGGTCACCCGTTCTTCTGCACCTGTGGAATGGGATTTGATGCCTTCATCTCGCTGAAGTTCGCCGAGGCAGGCAAACGCGGGCTGACAACCTACGTCGAGAATGTGCTGAAAGAGGGGTTGAAGTATCATCCCGATATTTATACGGTGAGCGACGAGACGGGTACGCATAGCTATAAGGCATTTCTGATAGCTTGTGCCAACGCTGCCCAATATGGCAACAATGCGTATATTGCTCCGGGGGCATCGATGCAGGATGGTCTTCTCGATGTCATCATCATGGAGCCATTCAGTGTGCTGGAGGCGCCAGGCATTGCCCTTGATATGTTTGCAAAGACACTGCCCAACAACTCTCGCATCAAGACCTTCCAGGCTCGCCAGATACATATCCATCGCGAGAAAGAGGGGGCGGTGCACTATGATGGCGATCCCACCATGATGGGTACAGATATCGATGTGAAGATCATTCCACGCGGACTCCGTGCTGTGGTGAATCCTGCATGTATCGAAGATGCGTCGCATCCCACAAAGATGATGAATGCCATCAGCACATTCTTCCACAAGATCATATAA
- a CDS encoding pyridoxal phosphate-dependent aminotransferase family protein encodes MGQLQERYKSYRIPQEAMAKGIYPYFRAITGKQGTEVEMGGHKVLMFGSNAYTGLTGDQRIIDKAKEALDKYGTGCAGSRFLNGTLDIHIQLEKEIAKFIGKDDCLCFSTGFSVNQGVIPALLSKDDFVICDDRDHASIVDGRRLAFAKQLHYKHNDMEDLERVLQKLPQEAIKLIVVDGVFSMEGDLCKLPEIVKLKHKYNCSIMVDEAHGVGVFGRQGRGVCDHFGLTDEVDLIMGTFSKSLASIGGFITADADTINWLRHTCRTYIFSASNTPAATAAAMEALHIIQQEPERIEKLWDVTHYALKRFREEGFEIGDTESPIIPLYVRDVDKTFLVTALAFNAGVFINPVIPPACAPQDTLVRYALMATHTKEQVERSVIALKKIFVEQGIIK; translated from the coding sequence ATGGGACAATTACAAGAAAGATACAAATCGTATCGCATACCTCAGGAAGCAATGGCAAAAGGAATCTATCCTTATTTCCGTGCTATCACTGGCAAACAGGGAACTGAGGTTGAAATGGGAGGCCACAAAGTTCTGATGTTTGGCTCTAATGCCTACACAGGTCTTACGGGCGATCAGCGCATTATAGACAAGGCCAAAGAGGCTTTGGATAAATATGGCACAGGTTGCGCAGGAAGTCGTTTCCTCAATGGCACACTTGACATTCACATCCAGTTGGAGAAAGAGATTGCCAAATTCATTGGTAAAGACGATTGTCTGTGTTTCTCTACAGGATTCAGCGTGAATCAGGGTGTCATCCCTGCCCTTCTGAGCAAAGACGACTTTGTGATTTGCGACGATCGCGACCACGCTTCTATTGTTGACGGTCGCCGTTTGGCCTTTGCCAAGCAACTGCACTACAAGCACAACGACATGGAAGACTTGGAGCGCGTGCTCCAAAAGCTTCCTCAGGAAGCCATCAAGCTCATCGTTGTCGATGGCGTATTCTCTATGGAGGGTGACCTCTGCAAACTGCCTGAGATTGTCAAGCTGAAGCACAAGTACAACTGCTCTATCATGGTTGACGAAGCTCACGGTGTAGGCGTATTCGGCCGTCAAGGTCGCGGTGTCTGCGACCACTTCGGTCTCACCGACGAGGTTGACCTCATCATGGGCACCTTCTCCAAGTCACTGGCTTCTATCGGTGGTTTCATCACAGCCGATGCCGACACCATCAACTGGTTGCGCCACACTTGTCGCACCTATATCTTCTCTGCCTCAAACACACCTGCAGCCACAGCTGCTGCTATGGAGGCCCTGCACATCATTCAGCAGGAGCCAGAGCGCATCGAGAAATTGTGGGATGTCACTCACTATGCCCTGAAGCGTTTCCGCGAGGAAGGTTTCGAGATTGGCGACACCGAGAGTCCCATCATCCCACTCTATGTACGCGACGTCGATAAGACATTCCTTGTCACCGCACTTGCCTTCAACGCCGGTGTGTTTATCAACCCCGTCATCCCTCCTGCCTGTGCACCTCAGGACACACTTGTTCGCTATGCACTGATGGCCACACACACCAAAGAGCAGGTCGAACGGTCGGTAATTGCACTGAAAAAGATCTTTGTTGAACAAGGAATCATAAAATAA
- a CDS encoding N-acetylmuramoyl-L-alanine amidase has translation MAKKIFLGTAHLNNSGNSSPDGRLVEAVYSRDMVKMVREQLEALGYEVFVDYEPLKPAPEMQATTWKVQQSRELAYRVKVINALADKYGPDNCFYVSLHCDAAAGEKAWHNAGGITIFTSRGQTNSDKLAEYLYDSAVHHLVDYKGLMERGKERGIYGRNQSYIRTDMTDGDHDKEADYYVLKNTKCPACLVEMGFQDNKWDVDYMLSETGRYSISRMLVDGIIKYAGTL, from the coding sequence ATGGCTAAGAAGATATTCCTGGGCACGGCCCACTTGAATAATAGCGGCAACTCATCGCCTGATGGAAGATTGGTTGAGGCGGTGTATAGTCGTGATATGGTTAAGATGGTACGAGAGCAGTTGGAAGCTCTCGGCTATGAAGTGTTTGTTGACTACGAGCCATTGAAGCCTGCACCAGAGATGCAAGCTACAACATGGAAGGTGCAGCAAAGTCGTGAGCTGGCTTACCGTGTCAAGGTGATTAATGCGCTGGCTGACAAATACGGACCTGATAACTGCTTCTACGTGTCTTTGCATTGTGACGCTGCTGCAGGTGAGAAGGCATGGCATAACGCAGGCGGTATCACCATCTTTACAAGCCGAGGCCAAACAAATAGTGACAAGCTGGCAGAATATCTGTATGACAGTGCAGTCCATCACCTCGTTGACTATAAGGGGCTGATGGAACGAGGTAAGGAGCGTGGCATCTATGGTCGAAATCAGTCATACATACGCACGGACATGACCGATGGCGATCATGATAAAGAGGCCGATTATTATGTCCTGAAGAATACAAAATGCCCTGCTTGTCTCGTTGAGATGGGTTTCCAGGATAACAAATGGGACGTTGACTACATGCTTAGTGAGACAGGTCGTTATTCTATCTCACGTATGCTCGTTGATGGCATCATTAAATACGCAGGCACACTATGA
- a CDS encoding DUF6808 domain-containing protein, with product MKYVYTILGIFVLFCVFMAGRSSVGQRDGIINDTTIVDTVKYRKPVPVDSIVVRYITKTLPIKKDSLNVGDSIVYDSIPVEIPITQKEYSDDSTYRAWVSGYEPHLDSIHVYRKNIYVFEKPKPKPQRGFSWGLQGGAGYGLIHGKSDIFIGFGGSYSF from the coding sequence ATGAAGTATGTTTATACGATATTAGGCATTTTTGTCCTCTTCTGTGTATTCATGGCGGGTCGTAGTAGTGTCGGTCAGCGTGATGGCATCATCAACGATACCACAATCGTTGATACAGTCAAGTATCGCAAACCTGTACCTGTTGACAGCATTGTGGTACGCTATATCACAAAGACATTACCAATTAAGAAAGACAGTCTCAACGTTGGGGATAGTATCGTCTATGACTCTATCCCTGTAGAGATACCCATCACACAGAAGGAATACTCCGATGACTCTACATATCGTGCATGGGTGTCTGGCTATGAACCTCATCTGGACAGCATACATGTTTATCGCAAGAATATATACGTTTTTGAGAAGCCTAAGCCTAAGCCTCAGCGTGGTTTTTCCTGGGGACTGCAGGGTGGGGCCGGCTATGGCCTCATCCATGGAAAATCAGACATATTCATAGGCTTCGGTGGAAGCTATTCATTCTAG
- a CDS encoding FeoB-associated Cys-rich membrane protein, producing MQEVLVFVLLLLALVYASWRIYRVFVDHRDPCYGCTGCDLKNKIERKQACEKKKVVEKFGNPEIK from the coding sequence ATGCAAGAGGTCTTGGTTTTTGTATTGCTGCTCTTGGCTTTGGTCTATGCTTCATGGCGCATCTATCGGGTGTTTGTTGACCACCGCGATCCTTGCTATGGATGCACGGGATGCGACCTAAAAAACAAAATTGAAAGAAAACAAGCCTGTGAGAAGAAAAAAGTGGTGGAAAAATTTGGCAATCCCGAAATAAAGTAG